The following coding sequences lie in one Peromyscus maniculatus bairdii isolate BWxNUB_F1_BW_parent chromosome 3, HU_Pman_BW_mat_3.1, whole genome shotgun sequence genomic window:
- the Marchf8 gene encoding E3 ubiquitin-protein ligase MARCHF8 isoform X1 has protein sequence MSMPLHQISAIPSQDATAARVYRSKTKDKEREQNEKTLGHSMSHSSNISKAGSSPPSTTAPVSSFSRASVTPSNQDICSSSAVFSECCYYSPMQSAVVLKAPPCQSSLTQGLTVTVICKDTLQASKRNPFGSDWDQALRPAKNTKARRALRFSKSLSDVGEKTQDTLESFDYMERTCSEGKLVLPQGPSLKKNRLHQKEKRAEHCPPLDHSKHSCVLPLSTNHSAASKREVGKGSLRIPLLEEKVDGETRLRSQRLLRYLFSLSRGSSASSLHRFHELESHASHLHTAKSSSWLAGSTDFCSDEMGDDDVFEDTSSAKLKSRVLRAPLCSVEKDSDLDCPSPLSEKCTPISPVSTSGDACRICHCEGDDENPLITPCHCTGSLHFVHQACLQQWIKSSDTRCCELCKYEFIMETKLKPLRKWEKLQMTASERRKIMCSVTFHVIAITCVVWSLYVLIDRTAEEIKQGQVTGILEWPFWTKLVVVAIGFTGGLLFMYVQCKVYLQLWKRLKAYNRVIYVQNCPETSKKNIFEKSALTEPTLENKEGHGMCHSTTNSSCTEPEDTGAEIINV, from the exons AATGAGAAGACATTGGGACATTCCATGAGTCATTCAAGCAACATTTCTAAG GCTGGGAGTAGTCCTCCATCCACGACGGCTCCAGTGTCTTCCTTCTCTCGCGCTTCTGTTACACCATCCAACCAGGACATCTGCAG TTCCAGTGCAGTGTTTTCTGAGTGTTGTTACTACAGTCCCATGCAGTCTGCTGTTGTCTTGAAAGCTCCTCCATGCCAGAGTTCTCTGACACAAGGGCTCACTGTGACAGTTATCTGTAAAGACACATTACAGGCATCCAAGAGAAATCCCTTTGGTTCAGACTGGGACCAAGCGTTGAGGCCTGCTAAGAATACTAAGGCCAGAAGAGCACTCAGATTCTCAAAGTCACTAAGTGATGTGGGTGAGAAGACCCAGGATACTTTGGAAAGCTTTGACTATATGGAAAGAACTTGTTCTGAAGGGAAACTGGTACTTCCTCAAGGTCCATCTCTCAAAAAGAACAGGCtccatcagaaagaaaaaagagcagaACACTGCCCACCCCTCGACCATTCCAAACACTCTTGTGTCTTACCCCTCTCTACCAACCATTCAGCTGCCTCAAAGAGGGAAGTTGGCAAGGGGAGCTTACGCATCCCACTTTTGGAGGAGAAAGTTGATGGTGAGACCAGGTTGAGAAGCCAGCGACTGCTCCGGTACCTGTTCTCACTCTCCCGTGGCTCAAGTGCCAGCAGCCTGCATAGGTTCCATGAGCTGGAGAGCCATGCCAGCCATCTACATACTGCCAAGTCCTCCAGCTGGCTGGCAGGGAGCACAGACTTCTGTTCTGATGAAATGGGAGATGACGATGTCTTTGAGGATACATCATCTGCCAAACTGAAGAGCAGGGTCCTGCGTGCGCCACTCTGCTCAGTAGAGAAGGACAGTGACCTGGATTGTCCTTCTCCGCTCTCTGAAAAATGCACCCCTATCTCTCCTGTGTCCACCTCAGGGGATGCCTGCAG GATCTGCCACTGTGAAGGCGATGATGAGAACCCTCTGATCACCCCCTGCCACTGTACAGGAAGCCTCCATTTTGTGCATCAGGCTTGCCTGCAGCAGTGGATCAAGAGTTCGGATACACGCTGCTGTGAACTCTGCAAGTACGAGTTCATCATGGAGACCAAGCTGAAACCGTTGAGGAAA TGGGAGAAGTTGCAGATGACTGCCAGTGAGCGCAGGAAGATCATGTGCTCAGTGACGTTCCATGTCATTGCTATCACCTGTGTGGTCTGGTCCTTGTATGTGCTCATTGACCGAACCGCAGAGGAAATCAAGCAGGGTCAGGTGacag GGATCCTAGAGTGGCCTTTCTGGACTAAACTGGTAGTTGTGGCCATTGGCTTCACTGGAGGACTTCTTTTTATGTATGTTCAGTGCAAGGTGTACCTACAGTTATGGAAAAGACTCAAGGCTTATAACAGAGTGATCTATGTTCAAAACTGTCCAGAAACaagtaaaaagaatatttttgaaaagtcTGCACTAACCGAGCCCACCCTTGAAAATAAAGAAGGACATGGAATGTGTCATTCCACCACAAATTCTTCTTGCACAGAGCCTGAAGACACTGGAGCAGAAATTATTAACGTCTGA
- the Marchf8 gene encoding E3 ubiquitin-protein ligase MARCHF8 isoform X2: MSHSSNISKAGSSPPSTTAPVSSFSRASVTPSNQDICSSSAVFSECCYYSPMQSAVVLKAPPCQSSLTQGLTVTVICKDTLQASKRNPFGSDWDQALRPAKNTKARRALRFSKSLSDVGEKTQDTLESFDYMERTCSEGKLVLPQGPSLKKNRLHQKEKRAEHCPPLDHSKHSCVLPLSTNHSAASKREVGKGSLRIPLLEEKVDGETRLRSQRLLRYLFSLSRGSSASSLHRFHELESHASHLHTAKSSSWLAGSTDFCSDEMGDDDVFEDTSSAKLKSRVLRAPLCSVEKDSDLDCPSPLSEKCTPISPVSTSGDACRICHCEGDDENPLITPCHCTGSLHFVHQACLQQWIKSSDTRCCELCKYEFIMETKLKPLRKWEKLQMTASERRKIMCSVTFHVIAITCVVWSLYVLIDRTAEEIKQGQVTGILEWPFWTKLVVVAIGFTGGLLFMYVQCKVYLQLWKRLKAYNRVIYVQNCPETSKKNIFEKSALTEPTLENKEGHGMCHSTTNSSCTEPEDTGAEIINV; encoded by the exons ATGAGTCATTCAAGCAACATTTCTAAG GCTGGGAGTAGTCCTCCATCCACGACGGCTCCAGTGTCTTCCTTCTCTCGCGCTTCTGTTACACCATCCAACCAGGACATCTGCAG TTCCAGTGCAGTGTTTTCTGAGTGTTGTTACTACAGTCCCATGCAGTCTGCTGTTGTCTTGAAAGCTCCTCCATGCCAGAGTTCTCTGACACAAGGGCTCACTGTGACAGTTATCTGTAAAGACACATTACAGGCATCCAAGAGAAATCCCTTTGGTTCAGACTGGGACCAAGCGTTGAGGCCTGCTAAGAATACTAAGGCCAGAAGAGCACTCAGATTCTCAAAGTCACTAAGTGATGTGGGTGAGAAGACCCAGGATACTTTGGAAAGCTTTGACTATATGGAAAGAACTTGTTCTGAAGGGAAACTGGTACTTCCTCAAGGTCCATCTCTCAAAAAGAACAGGCtccatcagaaagaaaaaagagcagaACACTGCCCACCCCTCGACCATTCCAAACACTCTTGTGTCTTACCCCTCTCTACCAACCATTCAGCTGCCTCAAAGAGGGAAGTTGGCAAGGGGAGCTTACGCATCCCACTTTTGGAGGAGAAAGTTGATGGTGAGACCAGGTTGAGAAGCCAGCGACTGCTCCGGTACCTGTTCTCACTCTCCCGTGGCTCAAGTGCCAGCAGCCTGCATAGGTTCCATGAGCTGGAGAGCCATGCCAGCCATCTACATACTGCCAAGTCCTCCAGCTGGCTGGCAGGGAGCACAGACTTCTGTTCTGATGAAATGGGAGATGACGATGTCTTTGAGGATACATCATCTGCCAAACTGAAGAGCAGGGTCCTGCGTGCGCCACTCTGCTCAGTAGAGAAGGACAGTGACCTGGATTGTCCTTCTCCGCTCTCTGAAAAATGCACCCCTATCTCTCCTGTGTCCACCTCAGGGGATGCCTGCAG GATCTGCCACTGTGAAGGCGATGATGAGAACCCTCTGATCACCCCCTGCCACTGTACAGGAAGCCTCCATTTTGTGCATCAGGCTTGCCTGCAGCAGTGGATCAAGAGTTCGGATACACGCTGCTGTGAACTCTGCAAGTACGAGTTCATCATGGAGACCAAGCTGAAACCGTTGAGGAAA TGGGAGAAGTTGCAGATGACTGCCAGTGAGCGCAGGAAGATCATGTGCTCAGTGACGTTCCATGTCATTGCTATCACCTGTGTGGTCTGGTCCTTGTATGTGCTCATTGACCGAACCGCAGAGGAAATCAAGCAGGGTCAGGTGacag GGATCCTAGAGTGGCCTTTCTGGACTAAACTGGTAGTTGTGGCCATTGGCTTCACTGGAGGACTTCTTTTTATGTATGTTCAGTGCAAGGTGTACCTACAGTTATGGAAAAGACTCAAGGCTTATAACAGAGTGATCTATGTTCAAAACTGTCCAGAAACaagtaaaaagaatatttttgaaaagtcTGCACTAACCGAGCCCACCCTTGAAAATAAAGAAGGACATGGAATGTGTCATTCCACCACAAATTCTTCTTGCACAGAGCCTGAAGACACTGGAGCAGAAATTATTAACGTCTGA